A portion of the Nitratidesulfovibrio termitidis HI1 genome contains these proteins:
- a CDS encoding helix-turn-helix transcriptional regulator, producing the protein MPFPTDRQPLRSAVMLLRGGVGLGVTIACVWYLMRAGLLRAHLPQALALPESSGEWVMPMAIATMLACARCVALLPHAVRLSRVHDAALAALWLPLLGMAPGIGLHGTAIEVVTGTLAVAGAVLLFHGWGVRLAALSGLDAALCFAMATFVAESVLAVSLSGLDDTTTWLVLGAGLPVLSRLLLGNITLPESTDDREPAPLRPLPAALLAALFLASAACGLFYQLLEQLPPENDATVMASSVVFCGVALCAAILLRIYPSLAPRHLFRLALPLLGLGFATLMLLGQRMPRVPMFIQLSGSALLDVFMYSSLLHSAGLHAGRNRARIVALYWALLFGSQWAGSLLSMALGLLLPPDIAHIQVLSLAAVCAIISIMLVVRPDPATYMGWRLPGHVPDNDADEPVCAIDDAECDDDAALRTILSDLSGNREHPAPEMPPRMTTDAAPSATAAPNPIAQDAATAQDAPIGHAAPTSPIDPTDQIDQIDPAPRTAPSPPSHRMAASTWRTPAPVGADGAELSMPESFGLHGVEATTVATVSVTQGTSGAPGTSGAPGASGASVASGAPGASVASGAPGAAPRTYPSAPPPACLADSLRRMGLTRQQVAVTLLLADRHSGPEICDRLNISYNTLKTHVRNIYRQLGVANQQELRSAVTRFDPARPSA; encoded by the coding sequence ATGCCATTTCCAACGGATCGCCAGCCATTGCGTTCCGCCGTCATGTTGCTGCGCGGTGGCGTGGGGCTTGGAGTTACCATCGCCTGCGTGTGGTACCTCATGCGGGCGGGCCTGCTGCGCGCGCATCTTCCGCAGGCTCTGGCCCTGCCGGAAAGCTCCGGCGAATGGGTGATGCCCATGGCCATCGCCACCATGCTGGCGTGCGCCCGTTGCGTGGCACTGCTGCCGCATGCCGTGCGCCTTTCGCGGGTGCATGACGCGGCGCTGGCGGCCCTGTGGCTGCCGCTTTTGGGTATGGCGCCGGGAATCGGCCTGCACGGCACGGCCATCGAGGTGGTTACAGGCACCTTGGCCGTGGCGGGCGCCGTCCTGCTCTTCCATGGCTGGGGCGTGCGGCTGGCCGCCCTGTCCGGCCTGGACGCCGCACTGTGCTTCGCCATGGCCACCTTCGTTGCGGAATCGGTGCTGGCCGTGTCCCTTTCCGGCCTTGACGACACGACCACCTGGCTGGTGCTGGGCGCGGGGTTGCCCGTGCTTTCCCGGTTGCTGCTCGGCAACATCACCCTGCCGGAATCCACCGACGACAGGGAGCCCGCCCCGTTGCGCCCCCTGCCCGCCGCACTGCTGGCGGCGTTGTTCCTGGCCAGCGCGGCGTGCGGCCTGTTCTACCAGTTGCTGGAGCAACTGCCCCCGGAAAACGACGCCACGGTCATGGCCTCCAGCGTGGTGTTCTGCGGGGTGGCCCTCTGTGCTGCCATCCTGCTGCGCATCTATCCTTCGCTGGCCCCGCGCCACCTGTTCCGCCTGGCCCTGCCGCTGCTGGGGCTGGGGTTTGCCACGCTGATGCTGCTGGGCCAGCGCATGCCCCGCGTGCCCATGTTCATCCAGCTTTCCGGCAGCGCCCTGCTGGACGTATTCATGTATTCGTCGCTGCTGCACAGCGCGGGCCTGCATGCCGGACGCAACCGCGCCCGCATCGTGGCCCTGTACTGGGCGCTGCTGTTCGGCTCGCAGTGGGCGGGCAGCCTGCTGTCCATGGCGCTGGGGCTGCTGTTGCCGCCGGACATCGCCCACATCCAGGTGCTTTCGCTGGCGGCGGTGTGCGCCATCATTTCCATCATGCTGGTGGTACGGCCCGACCCGGCCACCTACATGGGTTGGCGGCTGCCCGGACACGTACCCGACAACGACGCTGACGAGCCGGTTTGCGCTATCGATGATGCCGAATGCGACGACGATGCCGCCCTGCGGACCATCCTTTCGGACCTGTCCGGCAACAGGGAGCACCCGGCACCGGAGATGCCCCCCCGCATGACGACGGACGCTGCGCCGTCCGCGACCGCCGCGCCCAACCCCATCGCCCAGGACGCGGCCACCGCGCAGGATGCACCGATCGGACATGCCGCGCCAACCTCCCCGATCGACCCGACCGACCAGATCGACCAGATCGACCCGGCGCCCCGGACAGCCCCCTCGCCCCCGTCGCACCGGATGGCCGCCAGTACCTGGCGTACCCCCGCACCGGTCGGTGCGGACGGCGCGGAATTGTCCATGCCCGAAAGCTTCGGCCTGCATGGCGTGGAGGCCACCACCGTGGCGACCGTATCCGTAACGCAGGGCACATCAGGCGCACCGGGCACATCGGGCGCACCGGGCGCATCGGGCGCATCGGTCGCATCGGGCGCACCGGGCGCATCGGTCGCATCGGGCGCACCGGGCGCGGCCCCGCGCACCTATCCGTCGGCCCCGCCCCCCGCCTGCCTGGCCGATTCGCTGCGCCGCATGGGCCTTACCCGCCAGCAGGTGGCGGTCACCCTGTTGCTGGCAGACCGGCACAGCGGGCCGGAAATCTGCGACAGGCTGAACATCTCGTACAACACCCTCAAGACGCATGTGCGCAACATTTACCGTCAGCTCGGCGTGGCCAACCAGCAGGAATTGCGCAGCGCGGTCACCCGGTTCGACCCGGCCCGCCCTTCCGCGTGA
- a CDS encoding Hpt domain-containing protein: MPKAREGGATPSPNRRKQPDQAHADAAVPGTDTGHPHVLVCDGRSPVREALAAQVVLLLPGARLHAGSPKDAPEALAASGATGMPAPPPRLVMQLAGAGAAVPSGWEDAPVAVVRPRDVDGEEGAPAAVQPHGAETSGSALASGYVDLADVALALARCGQLRRVAEPGVPPGQRLSGEALVAAMPEMLRPLLPGVWRTAQALIGQADDALDAQDMTLLARVAHTVRGMAGNYAMPEWAACAAALECAARSSDISASADALAWLRAALSALSAILGLPALPELPDMPGQSGQSGQSGQSGQSGQSGHSGKSS, translated from the coding sequence ATGCCCAAGGCCAGGGAGGGCGGCGCCACGCCGTCTCCGAATCGACGGAAACAGCCGGACCAGGCGCATGCCGACGCGGCAGTGCCTGGAACGGACACGGGGCACCCCCATGTGCTTGTGTGCGACGGGCGTTCACCCGTGCGCGAGGCCCTGGCGGCGCAGGTGGTCCTGCTGCTGCCGGGGGCGCGGCTGCACGCCGGAAGCCCGAAGGATGCGCCAGAGGCGCTTGCCGCATCTGGCGCCACGGGCATGCCCGCGCCGCCTCCGCGCCTGGTGATGCAGCTTGCCGGGGCAGGCGCCGCCGTGCCTTCCGGCTGGGAGGACGCCCCGGTGGCGGTGGTGCGCCCCCGCGACGTGGACGGCGAGGAGGGTGCCCCGGCGGCTGTCCAGCCCCATGGCGCCGAAACTTCGGGCTCCGCCCTCGCATCCGGATATGTGGATCTTGCCGACGTGGCGCTGGCGCTGGCGCGGTGCGGCCAGTTGCGCCGGGTGGCCGAACCCGGCGTGCCGCCGGGACAGCGGCTTTCCGGGGAGGCCCTGGTCGCGGCCATGCCGGAGATGCTGCGTCCGCTGCTGCCCGGCGTGTGGCGTACGGCGCAGGCGCTCATCGGCCAGGCGGACGATGCGCTGGATGCGCAGGACATGACGTTGCTGGCCCGCGTGGCGCATACCGTGCGCGGCATGGCGGGCAACTACGCCATGCCGGAATGGGCCGCCTGCGCGGCGGCGCTGGAATGCGCCGCCCGGTCCTCCGACATTTCCGCCTCGGCCGACGCCCTGGCGTGGCTGCGGGCCGCCCTGTCAGCCCTGTCAGCCATCTTAGGCCTGCCTGCCCTGCCTGAATTGCCCGACATGCCGGGGCAATCAGGCCAGTCAGGTCAGTCAGGCCAGTCAGGCCAGTCAGGTCAGTCAGGCCACTCAGGCAAGTCGAGTTAG